From one Lolium rigidum isolate FL_2022 chromosome 4, APGP_CSIRO_Lrig_0.1, whole genome shotgun sequence genomic stretch:
- the LOC124648643 gene encoding uncharacterized protein LOC124648643, whose product MALSSEPEPPFRPREKIVEKQRYFQSVHRPTYLKGRYDIVISVAIPLALAASSVFLVGRGIYNMSHGIGKKE is encoded by the exons ATGGCGTTGTCGTCGGAGCCAGAGCCGCCGTTCCGGCCGAGGGAGAAGATCGTGGAGAAGCAGCGGTACTTCCAGAGCGTCCACAGGCCGACTTACCTCAAAGGCCGCTACGACATCGTCATCTCCGTGGCCATCCCTCTCGCCCTGGCCGCCTCCAGCGTGTTCCTCGTT GGTCGCGGGATCTACAACATGTCTCACGGCATCGGAAAGAAGGAATGA